A stretch of DNA from Candidatus Hydrothermales bacterium:
CGAAATCGAGAAAGTTCCAGAGGGAGCAATTAAGGTTGACATAAGAGAAAAATATGGAGCTGAAAGTATTCTCTTTAATGCTGACTTAAGAATTCCAAAAAGTGATATTGATAAATATGATTTTGATAAGGATAAGATCTACGTAATTTTTTGTAACTATGGTCTATTTTCACAAGAAGTCGCAATAAGACTCAGAGAAAGGGGCATAAGAGCTTACGCCTACAAAGGAGGAATAGTTAAATACAGAGGATAAAATTTTTTAAAAATTTATTCTCCTTTTATTTCACCTGTTCCTAATAGATAAAATAAAACTGCCATTCTAACCGCTACTCCATTTGTAACTTGTTCAAGAATTACACATCTTTTATCTTTTGATACCTCATAGTCCATTTCTACCCCCCAGTTAACAGGCCCAGGATGCATAATTATTGCATTTTCTTTGATAAGTTTTAGTCTATCTGTGGTTATTCCAAAGAATCTCCTATAATCCTCAAAAGAAGGTATGTAATTTGCGCCCCCTCTTTCCTTTTGTATTCTTAAACCCATGATAACGTCCATATCCCCTATTTCCTTATCAATATTTTTCAGTATTTTTGCACCAAGTTTTTCAAACTCATCAGGAACAAGGGCCGCAGGACCTGCCAAAAAGACTTCTGCTCCAAGCTTTAATAGACCAAAAAGATTAGATCTTGCAACCCTTGAATGAAGAATATCTCCAATTATAAGAACTTTTTTCCCCTTTAAGTCTCCTAGGTGCTTTCTCATCGTAAAAATATCTAGTAAACCTTGAGTGGGATGTTCATGAGTTCCATCACCAGCATTTACAACACTTGCACTTGTATTTTTAGCAAGAAAATGAACAGCACCACTGTAAGAATGTCTTACTACAAACATATCAACTTTCATTGCAAGAATATTTTTTAAAGTATCAAGTGTTGATTCACCCTTTTGAATTGAGGAAGCACTTGCAGTAAAGTTTATTACATCAGCAGACAATCTCTTTGCAGCTAGCTCAAAAGATAATCGCGTTCTCGTTGACGGCTCAAAAAAAAGATTACAGATTGTTTTACTTTTTAACGTAGGTACCTTGGGAATGGGCCTTTTAAGTATCTCTAGGAATTTTTCACTTAAATCCAAAATAGTCTCGATCTCTTTCTTTTCTAGCTCCCTTAAACTTAAAAGGTCCTTTCTTTTCATTTAATAACTCCAATTTTGTTGTTCAAAGTGATTATTAGTGGTGCAAAAACAAGTGAAACTATGGCCATTAACTTAAGTAGTATATTTAGAGAGGGACCTGCCGTATCTTTAAAGGGATCTCCTACAGTATCGCCCTCTACAGACGCTTTATGAGCCTTTGACCCCTTCCCTCCATAATTTCCAGCTTCTATGTATTTTTTCGAGTTATCCCATGCTCCGCCAGAGTTAGCCATAAAGAGTGCAAGGGGAACCCCAGTTACAAGAGAACCAGCAAGAAGTCCTCCAAGCGACTCTGGTCCTAAAATAATTCCCATTACAAGTGGTGTGAAAAAGGCAACAAGACTTGGAATTATCATACTTTTTAAAGCTCCCTGTGTAGTAATATCTACACATCTTGCATACTCTGGTTTTGCTTTTCCCTCCATAAGTCCTTGTATCTCTCTAAATTGTCTTCTCACCTCTTCTACTACAAGTCCTGCTGTTTTTCCTACTGCTTTTATAGCTGATGCTGAGAAAAAGAAGGGGATTATGCCACCTATGAAAAGTCCTGCTACAACCCTTGCGTCAAGTATATTTAAATTCAGAGAAATCCCTGTAAGTGACCTTATAGTTTGGGAGTAAGCAGTAAAAAGGGCAAGGGCTGTTAAGGCAGCAGAACCTATAGCAAAACCTTTTCCAATGGCAGCCGTTGTATTACCAGCCGCATCTAAAGAATCGGTAATTTTTCTTATATCTTCTCCAAGATGAGACATCTGAGCTATACCACCTGCGTTGTCAGCTATTGGTCCATAGGCGTCTACTGAGACTGTCATACCTGCAATCGAAAGCATACCAATACCGGCAAGGGCAATTCCAAAGAACCCGCTTGATATATATGAGATAATTATTGCTATGCTAATTAAAATCACTGGTATAACAACACTCATCATACCTACTGAGACACCAGCTAAAATGTTGGTTGCAACTCCCTTTGTTGCAGCTTCTGCAATTTCTTCCAAAATCCTTTTATTGATCGTATAGTACTCTGTAATATATCCGATCAAAACGCCTACAAGAAGACCTGATAGTATTGCCCAATAAACTCTTAGATTTCCGTAAAAAGTTACTGTGGCTAAAAATGAAAAAATAGCAAATAGAATTGCTGAAACTAACGTAGCCCTTAAAAGAGAGGCAGAAGCGTTTTCTTTTGCAGTTTTAATTGTAAAAACAGATATTATTGAAGAGGCTACTCCAAGGGCAGCAAGGAAAACTGAAAAATAGACGCCCTTTAGATCGGCATTGGCAGCTGCTATTACCATACCTGAAAGTATTGATCCAACAAAGGATTCGTAAAGGTCTGCACCCATTCCAGCACAATCACCTACGTTATCACCTACATTATCAGCAATAACTGCAGCGTTCCGGGGATCATCCTCAGGGATACCTGCTTCAACCTTGCCAACAAGGTCTGCTCCAACATCGGCAGCCTTTGTGTATATACCTCCTCCTACTCTTGCAAATAACGCAACAGATGAGGCTCCCATTGAAAATCCTGTAAGTATAGAAACCACAAACTTAATATTTTCTGGAACGTCTTTAAAAACGTTTGTAAAAGTTAAAAATAAGACCGTTATTCCCAGGACACCAAGACCTGCAACGGTCATTCCCATAACAGATCCGCCAAAAAATGCAATTTTTAAAGCTTCAGAAAATCCCTTCCTTGCACCCTCTGCGGTTCTTGCATTTGCCCTTGTAGAAATACTCATTCCAAAATAGGCTGATAATAAAGAAAGTGTAGAGCCAGTAATGTAAGAAATCGCAGTTGCAAGAGAGTAAGAAATACCGTTATAGGAAAGACCTATAAGAATAAGGATCACAACAAACAAGATAAACCATAAGATTGTTTTAAACTCCCTTTTTAGAAAAGCCATTGCACCTTCATAAATTGCATTTGAAATTTTTACCATCTCCTCATTTCCAGGCGAGTGTTTCAAGACATACCTTGACATTAAGAGAGAATAAATAACTGCAGAAAGACCTATTAAACCACTTACAATGATAACTTCCATTTTGATTGTTCCCTACTATTCTTTTTGTCTGGGTTTTAAACCCTCCCTATTAAAGTTATTTATATAGTTTTCAAATTTATCAATCATACCTTCTTTTAGAAATTTTTCTATACCCTCTTCAATATAGGGAAAAACCTTTTTTTCAAGGAAAAAAAGTTCATCTTCACTAAATTCCTGAAGGACATAAATTTCAGCAGGTATATCGTAGTTAAATCCTATGCCAATTCTTAGTCTCATTATTTCGTCTGTCTGTGCATAATAAATACATGATCTTAGTCCCTTATGACCACCATCTGATCCCTTTTTTCTAAATCTTATTGCTCCAAAAGGTAAGTTTAAATCGTCAAGAAATATAATTAAGTTTTTTAAATCAAAGCTAGAAAAGTTTTTTAAATCTACTATAATTTTCCCATTTTCATTCATAAAAATAAGAGGTAAAATTCCAATAAAAAACTCCTTTTGCGCAAATAAAAAATTAAAGCCCTTCGGTTTAAATTCACAGGTTCTAAAAAAATAGCTTATAAATTTATAGCCTGCATTGTGTCTTGTATTCAAATGTCTTTTTCCAGGGTTTCCAAGACCAAATAAAAAATAATTTATCACTCCTTCTTTTTCTTTTCCTCACCCTTTTCTTCTTTAATTTCTGGAGCAATGATTTCCTGAGCAGTTACCTCTGTTACTCTTTTTCCTACTATAGTACATATTGTTTCATCAGGACTTTCCTCTATCTTTATTCCCTCCTCTAATTTTATGTCTCTAACGTGAATACTTTCCCCGATATCTAAATCAGAAATATCTATCTCGATGTGACTTGGAATCTTAGATGGAATTGTTCTTATATGTAATTGATGAGCAAAGTGTTCAAGTATGCCTCCTGATTTTACTCCCTTAGCTTCTCCCTTTAATATTACAGGTACAGGAACAGTTATCTCTTCTTTTTCGTGTAAAATCTGGAAATCTATATGTATTGGATAACCGTAAAGCACATCTCTTTGGATTTCCTTTATGACAGTACTATACTTTTTATCGTTAAATTCAATCTCGAAGATAACAGTTTCTCCGTGAATTTCACGCCAAATCTTTTCAAACTCTCTTCTTTCAAAGAATATGTGATAATTTTTTTCTTTTGCTCCGTAAACTTCACCTGTTATAAAGCCTTTTCCCCTTAGTCTTCTTGATTCCCTTGTACCAGTTTTTTCCCTTATTTTTGCTAATAATTTAACTTTTTTCATTTCCTCCCCCTTTTAAACATTTAAATAAAAAGTTCACTTATAGAGACCTCTTCATGAATTCTTTTAATAGCCTCCGCAAGTAGGCCTGAAATATCTAATATTTCAAGTTTTTTAAATCTTTTATGGTGCGGTATAGGAATAGTGTTTGTAACTATAACTTTTTCTATAGGTGAACTCTCAAGTAACTCTTTACAGTTTTCGGATAAAAGGGCATGTGTAGCACAGACCCATATACTACGGGCCCCCTTTTCTTTTAAAACAACTGCCCCATTTGAAACTGTCTTACCCGTATCAATTAAATCATCAACTATTAACAAATTTTTATCCTTTACATCACCAATTACATTTATTATTTCAGCAAGATTCGGCGCAGGTCTTCTTTTATCAAGAAGAGCTAAAGGTAAATTTCCTAACCTTTTGGCAAAAGCTCTTGCTCTATTTGTTCCGCCAACATCTGGCGAAACAACAACAAATCTATCGTTTGGTAAAACTCCAAAAAAATCTCTAAAGACTGGAAAGGCATATAAATTGTCAACAGGAATATCAAAAAATCCTTGAATTTGATCAGAGTGAAGATCGCATGTTAAAACTCTATCTGCTCCTGCTGTCTGAATTAGATTTGCGACAAGTTTGGCAGAAATGGGAACTCTTGGTGCATCTTTTCTATCTTGTCTTGCGTAACCAAAGTAGGGCACCACAGCTGTTACTCTCTTTGCCGATGCTCTAACAGCTGCATCAATTAAAAGTAAAAGTTCCATTAAGTTATCTGAGGGTGGATGAGTTGATTGAACTATGAAAACATCACATCCCCTTATATTTTCTTTAATTTGAACTCTTATCTCACCATCTGAAAATCTTGAAACTTCTATGTCAGTAGGTTCTATTCCAAGTTTCTTACATATCCTTTCTCTTAACTCCCACGATGCTGTACCGCAAAGTATCTTTAATTTATTCATTTAGCCTCTTTTGCTCATAAAAGAGATCTTATTTTATTCTCAAAGAAAACCTCATCTCTATAGCCAACAATTTTTTCTACTATCTCACCTCTTTTATTTATTATAAAAGTAGTCGGAATAGCTCTTATATCCCCAAATTTTTTAACAACTTCCCTATTTCCCATCATAATAGGGTAGTTTATATTGTGGTCTCTAGAAAAACTTTTAACCCTTTCTAAGGCATTCTCGCCTAAGTCAAGCGATATGCCTACAATTAAAAGGCCCTGATCTTTATACTTATCATAGAGTCTAATAAATCCAGGAACTTCAGCTCTACAAGGTGGGCACCAAGTTGCCCAAAAGTTTATTAATATAACTTTTTTTCCAAGGTGTTCACTTAAGTTAAAAACAGATCCATCTATAGTCTCTAATGTAAAGCTTGGAGCCTTTTTTGGGGTATTACCACCACACGCGAGTGTCCATAAAAAGATTAATGAAATAACTTTTTTCATCATATTTCACTCCTTAGGTTTTCTTCAATAATTTGTGAGAGTTTCTTAAAGAAGTTTTCATCATCTTCTTTAAAGCCCTCTTTAGAATTTGTTCTCACAATCAATTTAGCTATTTCTTCATCATTTTTAAATAAGGGGAATTGAATTTCATGATGTATACTGGGCTTTTTTTTATTTTTTCTTTCCTTTCCTTCTCTATTAAAAGAGTAAATAAATTTCCCTTCTCTCATAATACCGACAAATGAAAAATCTTCAAAATCTTCAATAAGTAAGTTTAGGATTTTTTCAACTTTATCCCTTTCGTTTTCTGTAATTAGATTTTTTATAGTTTTTAGGAAACTTTCCTGCTTGAGTTTCTTTTTATAGTGTCCCAGTTCCTCCTCCCATGTAATAATTGAGTGAAAGAAGATACGATCACCCTCTTCTAATCCTCTTGTAATTTCACTAATATGGACATTTTCAGCTTTAAATTCTTGGAGAGCAAAATTAACTGCTGCTTCAGGATTTGAATGTTCGCCACATGTATATATATCAAGTGCAACATAACTATATTCAGGCCAAGTATGAACTGAAATATGTGATTCTGAAATCACAATGACACCAGATACTCCCTGAGGAGGAAACCTATGAAATGATACTGCCCAGATCTTTACATTTGCCTTGTGTGCCGCTTTTACAAGTATCTCCTGCACTTTCTCAACATTTCCAATTATTTCGGGGTCACAACCTGACGCCTCTACGATATAATGCTCCCCGACTGGTTTCATCTTTATCTAAGTATCTTGGAATTGAACCATTTTAAGGTTATCAGTATTAATATTAAGTAAAAAGAGACCAATTTTCAAATTTAAATAACACATTTTAGTTTAATATAATTAAAAGATGCAAAAAGGTGAACTTTTTGTGGTTGGAACTCCTATTGGAAATCTTGAGGATATAACCTTAAGAGCTTTAAAAGTTATTAAAGACTCAGATTTAATAATATGTGAAGACACAAGAAAAACGCTTATTTTACTAAAAAAATACAATATCGAAAAAAAACTATACGCTTACTTTAAGGGACAAGAGAAAAAAAGAGCTGAGTATGTAATTGATGAGCTTAAAAAGGGCAAAAAGGTTTCCCTACTTTCTGAAAGTGGAACACCTTGTATTCACGATCCAGGAGTTTATCTTGTAAGGAGGTGTCATGAAGAGGGAATAAAAGTTATCCCAATTCCTGGACCTTCAGCACTTACCTCTTCGGTTTCTATATCAGGAATCGATGGAGATAAGTTTGTTTTTTTTGGTTTTCCTCCTAAAAAGAAGTCTGAAAGGGAAAAAGTATTTCTTTCTCTAAAAGAAGAGACAAAAACTGCAATCTTTTATCTACCGCCACACAGAATTGAGGAGATCTTGAAGGAAATGTCAAATCATATTGGAAACTCAAGGAAAGTTTTTATAGTAAGGGAGATGACAAAAAAATTTGAGGAATACTGCTACGGAACAATTGAAGATGCAATTTTATGGGTTAAAAACAAAAAGGGTGAGTTTACCATTGTAATAGAGGGTAAAAGGTGAAAAATCTAAAAAAAGCCTTTGAGGATAAAATTGTGCCCTTACTTAAATTTTTAAATAAAATTGGAGTGAGACCCCTACATCTGACTCTTTCAGGCTTTATCTTTTCCCTGATTCCTGCCATGTTCTACATAAAAGGCAAATTCTTTTTAGCAGGAATCCTTTTACTTTTATTTTCCCTCTTTGATACTTTAGATGGTGCTCTTGCAAGATATCAAAATAGTATAACTGACTTTGGTGCCTTTTTGGATTCTGTAACCGATAGAATTCAGGAAGCTACAATTTTTCTATCTCTTATATATTTTTATAGAGAGAAGCTTGCTTTCTTACTGATTATATTTCTCTCTTTTCTATTTTCTTTTCTGATCTCATATACAAGGGCAAGGGCCGAGGGTCTTAATTATAAAGTTAAAAAAGGCCCTATGGAGAGAGAAGAAAGGATAGTTTTCTTAGGTGTTTCATCTATAATTGGTGAAAAAGTTTTCCCTTATCTTTTAATATTATTTTTAATACTTGTAATAATTACATTTATTAGAAGAATGGATGAAGCCTACAAAATTATGAAAAAATGAATAAGGTTCAAGTCCCTGAAACAATTAGTCTAAAAGGAGAAAACTAATGGGAAAGGTCAGAGTTGCTATAATTGGAGTGGGAAATTGTGCCTCCTCTTTAGTTCAGGGTGTTTATTACTATAGAAACTCTAAGGAAGATGAATTTATACCTGGAATAATGCATGTGAACCTAGGAGGGTATCATATAGGTGATATTGAATTTACTCTTGGCATTGATATAGATAAAAATAAAGTTGGAAAAGATCTTGCAGAAGCGATATTTACTTATCCTAATAATACTTATAAATTTTGCGACGTTCCGAAATTAAATGTTCCTGTAGTAAGAGGAATGACACATGATGGACTAGGAAAATACTTATCCAAAATCATACAGAAAGCTCCTGGAGAAACAGCAGATATTGTAAGGCTCTTAAGAGAGACAAAAACAGATGTTGTTGTAAACTTTTTACCTGTTGGAAGTGAGGAAGCCACAAAATGGTATGTAGAACAGGTTTTAAAAGCTCGTTGTGCCTTTGTAAATGGTATTCCAGTGTTTATTGCAAGGGAACCCTACTGGCAAAGGAGATTTGAAGAGGCAGGAGTACCCGTAATAGGTGATGACACAAAATCTCAGGTTGGGGCTACGATAGTTCATAGAACACTTGTTCAACTTTTTATAGATAGAGGAGTAAAGATTGAAAGAACAAGCCAATTAAATGTTGGAGGAAATACAGATTTTCTTAATATGTTAGAGAGGGAAAGGCTTGAGTCAAAAAAGCAGTCAAAGACTACCGCTGTAACATCTCTTTTGCCCTATGATATAGGTGAAGAGAATATATATATAGGACCATCTGATTATGTTGCCTGGCTTAAGGACAGAAAGTGGGCTTATATGAGAATAGAAGGAAGAACATTTGGGGATGTGCCTTTGAATTTAGAGCTTAAGCTTGAAGTCTGGGATTCACCGAATGCAGCCGGAGTAATTATAGATGCCGTAAGATGTGCTAAATTGGGGTTAGAAAACAATTTAAAGGGAGCTTTGATAGAACCATCTGCATACTTTATGAAATCACCACCGAAACAGATTCCTGATCATTTAGCAAAAAAGAGGCTCGAAATGTGGATTAAAAAATACTCTAAAAAGAGGAAAAGGTGACCTCTTGTGGGTAAGTGGGGCTTTTTTATAACAGTCGAGGGTATAGAAGGAAGTGGAAAAACAACATTAGCAAAGAGTTTGTTTAATGAGTTAAAAAATAAGGGATTTCCAGTTATTTTAACTTGGGAGCCAGGGGGAACAGAGATTGGCGAAAAGATCAGAAAAGTGCTTTTATATTCAAAAGATCTATCAAGCTGGACTGAACTCTTACTTTTTCTTGCATCAAGAAAAGAGCATGTAGAAAAGAAAATTCTTCCTGCACTAAGGGAAGGCAAAATTGTAATAAGCGATAGATTTGATGACTCAACTATAGCTTATCAATGTTTTGGACGCGGGCTAAACTTAAGAATTGTTAAAAGAATTAATAAGATTGTCACTTTAGGTTTAAAACCTAACTTAACTTTTCTATTAGATTTAGAACCTGAGTTAAGTCTAAAAAGACTAAAAAGAAAAGATAGAATAGAAAGAGAAGATTTGGATTTCCATAAAAGAGTAAGACAAGGGTACCTGGCAATTGCTGGAAGGGCTAAAAAGAGGGTTGTTGTTATTGATGGTAGTCTCAATAAAAAGAAAATTTTAGAAATAGCTCTTTTGAAAGTCATTGAAAGACTAAAAAGTAAAAAAAAGTTTATTTCACTTATAAAGTCAATGTAGCTTAAAATTTTATTTAGAGAAAGGAGGATAGGATGAAAAAACTCACAGTTGTTATATTGCTAGTATCACTTCCCTTTTTTATTTTGAGGGGAAAAGATGAAAAAGAGGAGAGAAAGCCGACCTTAACTTTAGAATTAAGGAATTTTTCAAAGATTTTAACTCTTATTCAGGAAAAGTATGTTGATGAAAAGTATCAACTTGATGAAAATTTAGCTCCTGTGCTTGAAAAATCTATTGATTACATGCTTCAACAACTTGACCCCTATTCTGAACTTATGACACCAGAGGAGTGGGAAGAACTTAACGTCCATTCTACTGGTAGATTTGGAGGAATTGGGATTCAAATTGGTATTAAAGAGGGTATATTAACAGTTATTTCTCCCCTTGAGGGAACACCAGCA
This window harbors:
- a CDS encoding aspartate carbamoyltransferase catalytic subunit → MKRKDLLSLRELEKKEIETILDLSEKFLEILKRPIPKVPTLKSKTICNLFFEPSTRTRLSFELAAKRLSADVINFTASASSIQKGESTLDTLKNILAMKVDMFVVRHSYSGAVHFLAKNTSASVVNAGDGTHEHPTQGLLDIFTMRKHLGDLKGKKVLIIGDILHSRVARSNLFGLLKLGAEVFLAGPAALVPDEFEKLGAKILKNIDKEIGDMDVIMGLRIQKERGGANYIPSFEDYRRFFGITTDRLKLIKENAIIMHPGPVNWGVEMDYEVSKDKRCVILEQVTNGVAVRMAVLFYLLGTGEIKGE
- a CDS encoding sodium-translocating pyrophosphatase produces the protein MEVIIVSGLIGLSAVIYSLLMSRYVLKHSPGNEEMVKISNAIYEGAMAFLKREFKTILWFILFVVILILIGLSYNGISYSLATAISYITGSTLSLLSAYFGMSISTRANARTAEGARKGFSEALKIAFFGGSVMGMTVAGLGVLGITVLFLTFTNVFKDVPENIKFVVSILTGFSMGASSVALFARVGGGIYTKAADVGADLVGKVEAGIPEDDPRNAAVIADNVGDNVGDCAGMGADLYESFVGSILSGMVIAAANADLKGVYFSVFLAALGVASSIISVFTIKTAKENASASLLRATLVSAILFAIFSFLATVTFYGNLRVYWAILSGLLVGVLIGYITEYYTINKRILEEIAEAATKGVATNILAGVSVGMMSVVIPVILISIAIIISYISSGFFGIALAGIGMLSIAGMTVSVDAYGPIADNAGGIAQMSHLGEDIRKITDSLDAAGNTTAAIGKGFAIGSAALTALALFTAYSQTIRSLTGISLNLNILDARVVAGLFIGGIIPFFFSASAIKAVGKTAGLVVEEVRRQFREIQGLMEGKAKPEYARCVDITTQGALKSMIIPSLVAFFTPLVMGIILGPESLGGLLAGSLVTGVPLALFMANSGGAWDNSKKYIEAGNYGGKGSKAHKASVEGDTVGDPFKDTAGPSLNILLKLMAIVSLVFAPLIITLNNKIGVIK
- the pth gene encoding aminoacyl-tRNA hydrolase, which encodes MINYFLFGLGNPGKRHLNTRHNAGYKFISYFFRTCEFKPKGFNFLFAQKEFFIGILPLIFMNENGKIIVDLKNFSSFDLKNLIIFLDDLNLPFGAIRFRKKGSDGGHKGLRSCIYYAQTDEIMRLRIGIGFNYDIPAEIYVLQEFSEDELFFLEKKVFPYIEEGIEKFLKEGMIDKFENYINNFNREGLKPRQKE
- a CDS encoding 50S ribosomal protein L25, giving the protein MKKVKLLAKIREKTGTRESRRLRGKGFITGEVYGAKEKNYHIFFERREFEKIWREIHGETVIFEIEFNDKKYSTVIKEIQRDVLYGYPIHIDFQILHEKEEITVPVPVILKGEAKGVKSGGILEHFAHQLHIRTIPSKIPSHIEIDISDLDIGESIHVRDIKLEEGIKIEESPDETICTIVGKRVTEVTAQEIIAPEIKEEKGEEKKKKE
- a CDS encoding ribose-phosphate pyrophosphokinase — translated: MNKLKILCGTASWELRERICKKLGIEPTDIEVSRFSDGEIRVQIKENIRGCDVFIVQSTHPPSDNLMELLLLIDAAVRASAKRVTAVVPYFGYARQDRKDAPRVPISAKLVANLIQTAGADRVLTCDLHSDQIQGFFDIPVDNLYAFPVFRDFFGVLPNDRFVVVSPDVGGTNRARAFAKRLGNLPLALLDKRRPAPNLAEIINVIGDVKDKNLLIVDDLIDTGKTVSNGAVVLKEKGARSIWVCATHALLSENCKELLESSPIEKVIVTNTIPIPHHKRFKKLEILDISGLLAEAIKRIHEEVSISELFI
- a CDS encoding TlpA disulfide reductase family protein, which gives rise to MMKKVISLIFLWTLACGGNTPKKAPSFTLETIDGSVFNLSEHLGKKVILINFWATWCPPCRAEVPGFIRLYDKYKDQGLLIVGISLDLGENALERVKSFSRDHNINYPIMMGNREVVKKFGDIRAIPTTFIINKRGEIVEKIVGYRDEVFFENKIRSLL
- the speD gene encoding adenosylmethionine decarboxylase, with the translated sequence MKPVGEHYIVEASGCDPEIIGNVEKVQEILVKAAHKANVKIWAVSFHRFPPQGVSGVIVISESHISVHTWPEYSYVALDIYTCGEHSNPEAAVNFALQEFKAENVHISEITRGLEEGDRIFFHSIITWEEELGHYKKKLKQESFLKTIKNLITENERDKVEKILNLLIEDFEDFSFVGIMREGKFIYSFNREGKERKNKKKPSIHHEIQFPLFKNDEEIAKLIVRTNSKEGFKEDDENFFKKLSQIIEENLRSEI
- the rsmI gene encoding 16S rRNA (cytidine(1402)-2'-O)-methyltransferase, with the translated sequence MQKGELFVVGTPIGNLEDITLRALKVIKDSDLIICEDTRKTLILLKKYNIEKKLYAYFKGQEKKRAEYVIDELKKGKKVSLLSESGTPCIHDPGVYLVRRCHEEGIKVIPIPGPSALTSSVSISGIDGDKFVFFGFPPKKKSEREKVFLSLKEETKTAIFYLPPHRIEEILKEMSNHIGNSRKVFIVREMTKKFEEYCYGTIEDAILWVKNKKGEFTIVIEGKR
- a CDS encoding CDP-alcohol phosphatidyltransferase family protein, with amino-acid sequence MKNLKKAFEDKIVPLLKFLNKIGVRPLHLTLSGFIFSLIPAMFYIKGKFFLAGILLLLFSLFDTLDGALARYQNSITDFGAFLDSVTDRIQEATIFLSLIYFYREKLAFLLIIFLSFLFSFLISYTRARAEGLNYKVKKGPMEREERIVFLGVSSIIGEKVFPYLLILFLILVIITFIRRMDEAYKIMKK
- a CDS encoding inositol-3-phosphate synthase; amino-acid sequence: MGKVRVAIIGVGNCASSLVQGVYYYRNSKEDEFIPGIMHVNLGGYHIGDIEFTLGIDIDKNKVGKDLAEAIFTYPNNTYKFCDVPKLNVPVVRGMTHDGLGKYLSKIIQKAPGETADIVRLLRETKTDVVVNFLPVGSEEATKWYVEQVLKARCAFVNGIPVFIAREPYWQRRFEEAGVPVIGDDTKSQVGATIVHRTLVQLFIDRGVKIERTSQLNVGGNTDFLNMLERERLESKKQSKTTAVTSLLPYDIGEENIYIGPSDYVAWLKDRKWAYMRIEGRTFGDVPLNLELKLEVWDSPNAAGVIIDAVRCAKLGLENNLKGALIEPSAYFMKSPPKQIPDHLAKKRLEMWIKKYSKKRKR
- the tmk gene encoding dTMP kinase, with the translated sequence MGKWGFFITVEGIEGSGKTTLAKSLFNELKNKGFPVILTWEPGGTEIGEKIRKVLLYSKDLSSWTELLLFLASRKEHVEKKILPALREGKIVISDRFDDSTIAYQCFGRGLNLRIVKRINKIVTLGLKPNLTFLLDLEPELSLKRLKRKDRIEREDLDFHKRVRQGYLAIAGRAKKRVVVIDGSLNKKKILEIALLKVIERLKSKKKFISLIKSM